Proteins found in one Aneurinibacillus uraniidurans genomic segment:
- a CDS encoding SDR family NAD(P)-dependent oxidoreductase, translating into MKKALVLGASGGMGDALVRELAKRGIEVVAFARNNRKLSALFGHMADVTIMGGDARNEHEVEEAARDVDVIFHTVSVPYTEWIEGHPLIMKNAVQAAQKNGAKLVLIDNIYAYGRSSGALIGEDATRQPHTKKGRIRLTIQQMAEEAHASGIPTMVLHFPDFYGPNAHNTILSHTLQAVLAGKRAMFVGNKSVQREYIFTPDGAKAAVELALRGDTYGERWNIPGSGVVSGHELIAMIREQTGYTKSIGTVTTGMIRFLGLFSRDMREIAEMMYLTEEPVVLSGAKYEARIGLLSQTSYKEGLRQTVQAMKIGRMTDD; encoded by the coding sequence TTGAAGAAAGCATTAGTATTGGGGGCCTCTGGTGGTATGGGCGATGCGCTTGTACGCGAACTGGCGAAAAGAGGGATTGAAGTAGTTGCGTTTGCGAGAAATAATCGCAAGCTTTCGGCGTTATTCGGACACATGGCAGATGTAACGATAATGGGTGGGGACGCTCGTAATGAGCATGAGGTCGAAGAAGCTGCTCGTGATGTAGATGTGATCTTTCATACTGTTAGTGTGCCGTATACGGAGTGGATCGAAGGGCATCCGCTCATTATGAAAAATGCGGTGCAGGCGGCACAAAAAAATGGCGCAAAGCTTGTTTTAATTGATAATATTTATGCATATGGAAGAAGTTCAGGTGCATTAATCGGGGAAGACGCAACGCGGCAGCCGCATACAAAGAAGGGACGTATCCGGTTGACAATTCAACAGATGGCAGAAGAAGCACATGCTTCTGGTATACCGACAATGGTGCTTCACTTCCCTGATTTCTATGGACCGAATGCGCATAATACGATTCTAAGCCACACGCTTCAGGCAGTGCTTGCCGGGAAGCGTGCCATGTTCGTTGGCAATAAGAGTGTGCAGCGGGAGTATATTTTTACGCCAGATGGAGCGAAGGCCGCTGTAGAACTAGCGCTTCGTGGCGATACGTATGGAGAACGCTGGAACATCCCAGGTTCTGGCGTAGTATCGGGACATGAACTGATTGCGATGATTCGCGAGCAAACAGGGTATACCAAAAGCATAGGAACAGTTACGACAGGCATGATACGTTTCCTTGGATTATTCAGCCGCGATATGCGAGAGATTGCGGAGATGATGTATCTAACAGAAGAGCCGGTTGTACTATCCGGTGCTAAGTATGAAGCGCGTATCGGTCTGCTGTCGCAAACATCGTATAAGGAAGGATTACGACAAACCGTGCAGGCGATGAAGATAGGAAGGATGACAGATGATTAA
- a CDS encoding sporulation protein yields the protein MFKKFLSKIGIGGASVNLVLYHDTVRMGDTITGELIVQGGDVEQRMNGITVELHVKSRYVYNDTTTSVDKCVATVQAATPFTLGVKETKTFPFECQIPKFIAMSSITTRYYFKTNLDIESALDSNDRDFLTILPSGLMRNFVEGLDLLGCKVRGEAFTGSVQILDLRTTHWLVGKLDELVFQFDPAASNQVMTGHFEIDKKTSGLYGKMMDKLDLDEVKGYYSFNAIQLETPGKAADTIQKFVENHYSRLLG from the coding sequence ATGTTTAAGAAGTTTCTTTCCAAGATCGGCATTGGTGGTGCTTCTGTCAACCTGGTGCTGTACCATGATACCGTACGAATGGGCGATACGATAACGGGAGAACTCATCGTACAGGGCGGGGATGTCGAGCAGCGGATGAACGGTATTACCGTAGAACTTCATGTGAAGTCGCGTTATGTATACAATGATACGACAACGAGTGTAGACAAATGTGTGGCAACGGTACAAGCAGCTACTCCTTTTACGCTTGGCGTGAAAGAAACGAAAACATTTCCGTTTGAGTGCCAGATACCAAAATTCATCGCCATGAGCTCAATTACGACACGGTACTATTTCAAAACAAACCTGGATATTGAATCAGCGCTTGATTCCAACGATCGTGATTTTCTCACCATTCTTCCATCTGGCCTGATGCGAAACTTCGTGGAAGGACTTGATCTTCTCGGATGCAAAGTAAGGGGCGAAGCATTTACCGGCAGTGTTCAGATTTTAGACTTGCGTACGACGCATTGGTTGGTGGGTAAGCTGGATGAACTGGTTTTTCAATTTGATCCTGCAGCAAGCAATCAGGTTATGACAGGGCATTTTGAGATTGATAAGAAAACATCTGGCTTATACGGTAAAATGATGGATAAGCTTGATCTTGATGAAGTAAAAGGCTACTATTCCTTTAATGCGATACAGTTAGAAACACCAGGGAAAGCGGCAGATACGATTCAAAAATTTGTGGAGAATCACTACAGCCGCCTGCTGGGATAA
- a CDS encoding tRNA 2-thiocytidine biosynthesis TtcA family protein gives MEFTLSNTERKRLVRPAQRIVQAYHMIEDGDRIAVGVSGGKDSSTLLYVLTALQRQLSVRFEIVPISLSLGFAGMNISPLVEFVGKLGHTLHVKETEIGKVVFDIRQEKNPCSLCANMRRGTLYEYAKELGCNKAALGHHLDDAMETFFMNLFFNGKMGSFHPKTYLDRADITLIRPLVGIEEDTIERFIATRNIPIVTNPCPANKKTKREEIKQLIDSLSSQYPDLRQKFLHAIQTTNMGDFWATTV, from the coding sequence ATGGAATTTACGCTTTCCAACACGGAACGAAAAAGACTTGTCCGTCCGGCACAGCGGATTGTACAGGCTTATCATATGATTGAAGATGGTGACCGTATCGCTGTTGGTGTCTCCGGCGGCAAAGACAGCTCGACACTACTATATGTACTTACAGCTCTTCAGCGCCAGCTTTCGGTCCGGTTTGAAATTGTACCCATTAGCCTTTCTCTCGGGTTTGCTGGAATGAACATATCTCCGCTTGTCGAGTTCGTGGGGAAGCTTGGTCACACGCTTCATGTGAAAGAAACAGAGATCGGCAAAGTCGTATTCGATATCCGTCAAGAGAAAAATCCGTGTTCCCTCTGCGCCAATATGCGGCGCGGCACGCTATATGAATACGCAAAAGAACTAGGCTGTAATAAGGCCGCGCTCGGTCATCATCTTGATGATGCAATGGAGACATTTTTTATGAATCTATTCTTCAATGGGAAGATGGGATCCTTCCATCCGAAAACATATCTTGACCGCGCAGATATTACACTTATCCGACCGCTTGTTGGCATTGAAGAAGATACGATTGAGCGCTTTATCGCAACCCGCAACATTCCGATTGTTACGAATCCATGCCCGGCTAATAAAAAGACAAAACGGGAAGAAATAAAGCAATTAATTGATAGCCTGAGCAGCCAGTACCCGGATCTCCGACAGAAGTTCCTACATGCCATTCAGACAACCAATATGGGAGATTTTTGGGCCACGACTGTATAG
- the purT gene encoding phosphoribosylglycinamide formyltransferase 2, whose translation MYQSKKVMLLGSGELGKEVMIEAQRLGVETIAVDRYADAPAMQVAHRSYVIDMLNPQEIRQIVEAEKPDLIVPEIEAIATSELVKLEEEGYHVIPTARATKLTMDREGIRRLAAETLQLPTARYQFADTYEEFQQAVQAMGFPCVVKPIMSSSGKGQSICRSEADLENCWHVAQEGGRTKNGKVIVEEFIRFESEITLLTVRTVNGTLFCPPIGHIQQDGDYIESWQPHNMTEEQITKAKEIAKTITDELGGYGVFGVELFLAKDQVYFSEVSPRPHDTGLVTLVTQNLSEFALHVRAILGFPIPEITLNTPGASRPFKAQEELDDYQIEGVEQALAIPNTQIRIFGKPITKVGRRIAVTLSSSTTVEEARRQAKQALDQLVLRKS comes from the coding sequence ATGTATCAGTCTAAAAAGGTAATGTTGCTTGGATCAGGGGAATTGGGCAAAGAGGTCATGATTGAAGCGCAAAGGCTTGGAGTCGAAACGATTGCGGTTGATCGATACGCCGATGCTCCGGCTATGCAAGTCGCTCATCGCAGCTATGTCATTGATATGCTGAATCCACAGGAGATTCGTCAAATCGTTGAAGCAGAAAAGCCAGATTTGATTGTTCCGGAAATCGAGGCGATTGCTACATCGGAGCTAGTTAAACTAGAAGAAGAAGGATATCATGTCATTCCAACAGCACGAGCTACCAAGCTAACTATGGATCGTGAAGGGATTCGACGACTGGCTGCCGAAACATTACAGCTTCCTACCGCACGTTATCAATTTGCTGATACATATGAAGAATTCCAGCAGGCAGTTCAGGCCATGGGATTTCCGTGTGTCGTGAAGCCTATTATGAGTTCATCTGGCAAAGGTCAAAGTATTTGCCGTAGTGAAGCAGATCTGGAGAATTGCTGGCACGTAGCCCAAGAAGGAGGGCGGACGAAAAACGGAAAAGTAATTGTGGAAGAATTTATCCGTTTTGAATCAGAAATTACGCTGCTTACCGTCCGAACTGTAAATGGAACATTATTCTGTCCTCCGATTGGTCATATTCAACAGGATGGGGATTACATTGAGTCATGGCAGCCCCATAACATGACAGAAGAGCAGATCACAAAGGCGAAAGAAATTGCAAAAACCATTACGGATGAGCTTGGTGGATACGGCGTGTTCGGTGTCGAGCTTTTCCTTGCAAAAGATCAAGTGTATTTTAGCGAAGTTTCCCCTCGTCCACATGACACGGGCTTAGTAACTCTGGTTACTCAAAATCTTTCTGAATTTGCGCTGCATGTTCGAGCGATTTTAGGCTTTCCGATTCCTGAGATTACATTAAACACACCGGGAGCAAGCCGCCCATTTAAGGCACAAGAAGAACTGGATGACTATCAGATCGAGGGAGTCGAGCAGGCGTTAGCCATCCCAAATACGCAAATTCGAATCTTTGGCAAACCAATTACAAAAGTCGGTCGTCGTATTGCCGTCACACTTTCTTCTTCTACTACAGTGGAGGAAGCAAGAAGACAAGCCAAACAGGCACTGGATCAGTTAGTGCTTCGAAAATCGTAA
- a CDS encoding AAA family ATPase yields MNKTDVLRKMVEQDPDNTSVWYLLGVEYSEQGDVQEALHAYTKALAGCDEELKAKIIAELSRLTVQPTQKVKSEPIQVQSEPSEGMGIEPMRVIEGGKSKHSSQENREQVVTFAEVGGLSQVKDAIRMKIIKPFVSPGLFEKFRKKAGGGILLYGPPGCGKTYIARATAGECRARFTVVHITDILDPYIGVSEQNIKDIFMSARSHKPGILFLDELDAIGYNRSKSSSMTMRTVIDQLLVEIDGIDTNTDKMLVMGATNMPWDVDPAFKRPGRFDRMIFVSPPDREAREVIFRLKMGDRPVGVIDYATLASLTELYSGADIENVVETATEYVLDEIMRTGVERPIQMKDLKEAITRTQPSTMEWLRTVRNYVKYANQSGLYNDVESYLSQHSKTLR; encoded by the coding sequence ATGAACAAAACCGATGTGTTGCGGAAGATGGTGGAGCAGGACCCGGATAATACATCAGTATGGTATTTACTTGGCGTGGAGTATAGTGAACAGGGAGACGTGCAGGAGGCACTGCATGCCTATACGAAGGCACTAGCTGGATGTGACGAAGAACTAAAAGCGAAGATTATTGCAGAGCTTAGCAGACTTACGGTTCAGCCGACACAAAAAGTTAAATCCGAACCGATACAAGTTCAATCAGAACCTTCGGAAGGTATGGGAATTGAACCGATGCGCGTCATTGAAGGTGGAAAAAGCAAGCACTCTTCGCAGGAAAATAGAGAACAGGTCGTTACATTTGCGGAGGTAGGCGGGCTTTCGCAAGTAAAAGACGCTATTCGTATGAAAATCATCAAGCCGTTCGTATCACCTGGACTGTTCGAGAAATTTCGTAAGAAAGCAGGCGGGGGGATTCTACTCTATGGGCCTCCAGGTTGTGGTAAAACATACATTGCCCGTGCTACAGCTGGGGAGTGTCGGGCACGATTTACGGTTGTACATATTACCGATATACTCGACCCGTATATCGGGGTAAGTGAGCAGAATATTAAAGATATTTTTATGTCCGCTCGTTCGCATAAACCTGGCATTCTGTTTCTGGATGAGCTTGATGCGATCGGGTATAATCGCAGTAAATCGTCTTCGATGACCATGCGGACGGTTATTGATCAGCTTCTTGTGGAAATTGACGGGATTGATACGAATACAGATAAAATGCTTGTGATGGGGGCGACAAATATGCCATGGGATGTCGATCCTGCATTCAAGCGCCCAGGACGCTTTGATCGAATGATTTTTGTGTCTCCACCGGACCGGGAAGCGAGAGAAGTCATTTTTCGGCTGAAAATGGGAGACAGACCGGTCGGTGTAATTGACTATGCGACTCTTGCATCATTAACCGAACTGTATTCTGGGGCGGATATTGAGAATGTAGTAGAAACGGCTACAGAATACGTACTTGATGAAATTATGCGCACCGGAGTGGAGCGGCCGATTCAAATGAAGGACTTGAAAGAAGCGATCACGAGAACGCAACCTTCTACGATGGAATGGTTGCGTACGGTACGCAATTATGTGAAATATGCGAACCAGAGCGGCTTGTATAACGATGTAGAGTCGTATCTGTCACAGCATAGCAAAACCCTTCGCTAA
- a CDS encoding DUF72 domain-containing protein, which translates to MINIGLTGWGDHDDLYKGVKVKSSEKLTVYSAHFPVVEVDSSFYAVQPIKNYVKWNQETPDGFGFIVKAYQGMTGHLRGKKQFFSSMGEMFDAFIQSIQPVIEAGKLKAVLFQYPPWFDCNGKNIGILRYTREKMKDIPVALEFRNQTWFDSVRREGTLAFMEKEGWIHSICDEPQAGMGSVPTILHATNQKLTLVRMHGRNVSGWHSSGQPNWREVRYLYRYNETELQEWKENLEQLQQQTNEICVIFNNNSGGHAAGNAKQLIDMLGITYDNLNPQQLGLF; encoded by the coding sequence ATGATTAATATTGGCCTTACCGGCTGGGGTGATCATGACGATCTGTATAAGGGAGTCAAAGTGAAAAGCAGCGAGAAGCTCACGGTATACAGTGCTCATTTTCCAGTTGTCGAAGTAGACAGCTCGTTCTATGCCGTACAGCCGATCAAAAACTACGTGAAGTGGAATCAAGAAACGCCAGATGGATTCGGCTTTATTGTAAAGGCATATCAGGGAATGACCGGACATTTGCGCGGTAAAAAGCAGTTTTTTAGCAGCATGGGTGAGATGTTTGATGCGTTTATTCAATCCATTCAGCCGGTTATAGAAGCAGGAAAACTCAAGGCGGTGTTATTTCAATATCCACCGTGGTTTGACTGTAACGGGAAGAACATCGGAATTTTGCGCTATACAAGAGAGAAAATGAAAGATATACCTGTTGCGCTTGAATTTCGAAATCAAACATGGTTCGATTCCGTACGGCGGGAGGGGACGCTTGCTTTCATGGAGAAAGAAGGATGGATTCATAGTATCTGTGACGAGCCGCAGGCCGGGATGGGATCGGTTCCCACTATATTACATGCGACGAATCAGAAACTTACCCTTGTTCGGATGCATGGACGTAATGTGTCTGGCTGGCATTCGAGTGGACAGCCGAACTGGCGCGAAGTGCGTTATCTGTATCGCTATAATGAAACAGAGCTTCAGGAGTGGAAAGAAAATCTGGAGCAGCTTCAGCAACAGACAAATGAAATTTGTGTGATTTTTAATAACAATTCTGGTGGTCATGCGGCAGGTAATGCCAAGCAACTGATTGATATGCTCGGTATTACATACGACAATCTTAATCCGCAGCAGCTTGGCTTATTTTAA
- the pdxK gene encoding pyridoxine/pyridoxal/pyridoxamine kinase, translating to MTIYKALTIAGSDTSGGAGMQADLKTFQELGVFGMTALTVIVAQDPKRDWFHDVFPIDIKTLEAQIETVLSGIGVDAMKTGMLGSIEIIELAARKIEQYGLKNVVVDPVMVCKGADEALHPETNDCLRDVLVPKSLVVTPNLFEAAQLSGQAPIKTVDDMKQAAAKIQELGAKYVIVKGGGKLQHEKAVDVLYDGQTFEVLESDRFETTFTHGAGCTYSAAITAELAKGKPVREAIETAKEFITAAIRHSFALNKYVGPTHHGAYRRQAELAVK from the coding sequence ATGACGATCTACAAAGCACTCACCATTGCAGGTTCCGATACAAGCGGCGGAGCCGGCATGCAAGCAGACCTCAAAACATTTCAGGAGCTCGGCGTATTCGGGATGACAGCGCTTACCGTTATCGTAGCGCAAGATCCGAAACGCGACTGGTTCCATGACGTGTTTCCGATCGATATCAAAACACTAGAAGCACAAATCGAAACGGTTCTGTCTGGAATCGGTGTAGATGCAATGAAAACAGGTATGCTCGGTTCTATCGAGATTATTGAACTCGCTGCCCGTAAAATTGAACAATATGGCTTGAAAAATGTTGTCGTAGACCCGGTTATGGTTTGTAAAGGAGCAGACGAAGCGCTGCATCCAGAAACAAATGACTGCCTGCGTGATGTACTTGTACCAAAATCACTCGTTGTTACACCGAACCTGTTTGAAGCTGCACAACTGAGCGGACAGGCTCCAATCAAAACGGTGGATGATATGAAACAAGCTGCCGCAAAAATTCAGGAGCTCGGTGCAAAATACGTTATCGTAAAAGGTGGCGGCAAACTTCAGCACGAGAAAGCTGTCGATGTTCTGTACGATGGCCAAACATTCGAAGTGCTTGAATCAGATCGTTTTGAAACTACATTTACCCACGGTGCTGGTTGTACTTATTCTGCTGCAATTACCGCAGAGCTGGCAAAAGGAAAACCAGTACGTGAAGCGATCGAAACTGCGAAAGAATTCATTACTGCGGCAATCCGCCATTCTTTTGCACTCAATAAATATGTAGGACCTACTCATCACGGCGCATACCGTCGTCAGGCCGAACTGGCTGTAAAATAA
- a CDS encoding methyl-accepting chemotaxis protein, with protein MSTYLQTLCKIFPVIQNATGHEYLIAISDLEKFIFYSASKHLDFKLKHNEPVKPGSGTARALETDQKVVADITDTTLYGVPYTVTSIPIRDEGKLVGCLTAIRPVEKENQMRDMAERLSTAMEQMKHTMDTIYSMSEQVSTSTERINESARVSNDSVKRTTEIVSTISQLSNQTKILGLNANIEAARAGEAGRGFVVVAKEIQRLADDSGTSTRRINGFIGELEKNVQNINNEIGELSSFSKETTSTIQQMTDMVNELKMMSTHLYELAKID; from the coding sequence ATGTCTACCTATTTACAAACACTGTGTAAAATTTTCCCTGTCATTCAGAACGCTACTGGACATGAATATTTAATTGCTATCTCCGACCTTGAAAAATTTATTTTTTACAGCGCAAGTAAGCATCTCGACTTCAAGCTGAAACATAATGAACCTGTCAAGCCAGGCAGCGGAACCGCACGCGCCCTGGAAACCGACCAAAAAGTTGTCGCCGATATTACCGATACAACTTTGTACGGTGTACCTTATACCGTAACAAGCATCCCCATTCGTGATGAGGGTAAGCTTGTTGGCTGTCTCACCGCAATTCGTCCAGTCGAAAAAGAAAATCAGATGAGAGACATGGCAGAACGTCTTTCTACCGCCATGGAACAGATGAAACATACAATGGACACAATCTATTCCATGTCAGAACAAGTCTCAACCTCCACCGAGCGCATTAACGAATCAGCGCGTGTCTCTAATGATTCTGTTAAACGCACAACCGAAATCGTCAGCACCATCTCCCAGCTTTCCAATCAAACGAAAATTCTCGGCTTAAACGCCAATATTGAAGCAGCAAGAGCGGGAGAAGCTGGGCGCGGCTTTGTTGTGGTGGCGAAGGAAATCCAGCGACTTGCTGACGACAGTGGTACCTCAACTCGACGCATTAATGGGTTTATTGGAGAGCTTGAGAAGAATGTCCAGAATATCAACAATGAAATCGGAGAACTCTCGAGCTTTTCTAAAGAAACTACTTCCACAATCCAGCAGATGACAGACATGGTCAATGAATTAAAAATGATGTCCACTCATCTCTATGAATTAGCAAAAATCGATTAG
- a CDS encoding tetratricopeptide repeat protein, with translation MEVALAQRQQAYHYYEIGRYQQAKQLFFELLKDNPMDEDVMYCIAYCCFQLDEYETAIHHAERALECGLMSGRAHSLLGALHMHMQQYVEAEEWFLAALMIDPQDAAVLAQYAYLMLITGHEDKGEQLIAEAQRLESNNRIVLHYRYIFESVEGNEKERECVVQQYMEVGESEVDKLLKLADMAIDQENYREARECYRQAFVLDPTNSSVLKMLKQFDRMYHPIFLPIRVMERTGGWIAWSVGFIILMFIGPYIGLDRTIQGWIGIAYILLCIYTWIAGLLYWIWRKITGWVGR, from the coding sequence ATGGAGGTAGCTCTAGCCCAGCGACAGCAGGCGTATCACTATTACGAGATTGGACGGTATCAGCAAGCAAAACAATTATTTTTTGAGCTGCTAAAAGATAATCCAATGGATGAGGATGTTATGTACTGCATTGCATACTGTTGTTTCCAGCTTGATGAATATGAAACAGCGATTCATCATGCAGAGCGGGCGCTTGAATGTGGTCTTATGAGTGGGAGAGCACATTCTCTTCTCGGGGCTTTGCATATGCATATGCAGCAGTATGTAGAAGCAGAGGAATGGTTTTTAGCAGCGTTAATGATAGACCCGCAGGATGCGGCGGTGCTTGCCCAATATGCCTATTTAATGTTGATTACGGGGCATGAGGATAAAGGAGAGCAGCTAATCGCGGAAGCACAGCGACTAGAATCAAACAATAGGATTGTGCTTCACTACCGCTATATTTTTGAAAGCGTTGAGGGAAATGAGAAAGAACGGGAGTGTGTAGTACAGCAGTATATGGAAGTTGGGGAAAGCGAGGTTGATAAACTTTTGAAGCTTGCCGATATGGCGATTGATCAGGAGAATTATCGGGAAGCGAGAGAGTGTTACCGCCAGGCATTTGTGCTTGATCCTACGAATTCATCGGTTCTAAAAATGCTGAAACAATTCGATCGTATGTATCATCCGATTTTTCTGCCGATACGGGTGATGGAACGGACCGGTGGGTGGATTGCGTGGAGCGTTGGGTTTATTATTCTGATGTTTATAGGTCCATATATTGGACTGGATAGAACTATACAGGGATGGATCGGGATCGCATATATTTTGCTTTGTATTTATACATGGATAGCAGGTTTGTTGTACTGGATTTGGAGAAAAATAACGGGGTGGGTGGGAAGATGA
- the infC gene encoding translation initiation factor IF-3, producing the protein MILNEKIKASEVELAGLNGEELGIMSTKEALKLAKEAGVDLVCLSLASSPPPCQLMERQDAQQKKAKEKQAQRKQEKGPKIKEIRFNADIEQHDYDTKKRQAEKIIRSGDWVQLNVKLQRKETEAARKLVSELAADLAECAQQEKGVQVSGKQVSLTLRPR; encoded by the coding sequence ATGATTTTGAATGAGAAAATTAAAGCATCAGAAGTGGAGCTGGCTGGCCTGAACGGAGAAGAGCTGGGAATCATGTCCACGAAAGAAGCACTAAAGCTGGCCAAGGAAGCAGGAGTCGATCTCGTTTGCCTATCGCTTGCATCCAGTCCGCCACCATGTCAGTTGATGGAGCGTCAGGACGCACAGCAGAAGAAGGCAAAAGAAAAACAGGCCCAGCGCAAACAGGAAAAGGGCCCGAAGATTAAAGAGATTCGCTTCAATGCTGATATTGAACAGCATGATTACGATACAAAAAAACGTCAGGCTGAGAAAATCATTCGTAGTGGTGACTGGGTACAGCTCAATGTGAAGCTGCAGCGCAAGGAGACGGAAGCCGCTCGCAAGCTTGTTTCGGAATTAGCAGCTGATCTTGCGGAATGTGCTCAGCAGGAAAAAGGCGTACAGGTAAGCGGCAAGCAGGTAAGTCTCACACTGCGTCCGCGCTAA
- a CDS encoding TetR/AcrR family transcriptional regulator: protein MVARKAVEQELSRERILEAARDLFVQHGYQSVSMRQVARELGYSHGAIYYHFKNKAELFYALVQQDFLLLDTKLEELVALSHTTAEEKLQRILLGFIEFGLRHQSHYEIMFLTKDEEVKSYLHQAPNESYEKFTRVVSDLSENTVSISAMWSLLLSLHGFVSHYCRSGQTFEEVEELAKAHVSYILQGISK, encoded by the coding sequence ATGGTAGCAAGAAAAGCGGTTGAGCAAGAATTGAGCCGGGAACGTATTCTAGAAGCTGCGCGTGATTTGTTCGTACAGCATGGGTATCAAAGTGTTTCCATGCGGCAGGTTGCCCGCGAACTAGGATACAGTCATGGCGCGATTTATTATCACTTTAAAAATAAAGCAGAGTTGTTTTATGCGCTCGTACAGCAGGACTTTTTGTTGCTAGATACGAAGCTTGAGGAGCTAGTTGCTCTGTCGCATACAACGGCAGAAGAGAAGTTACAACGTATTTTGCTTGGATTCATTGAGTTTGGTCTGCGCCACCAGAGTCATTATGAGATTATGTTTCTGACCAAAGACGAAGAAGTAAAAAGCTACCTTCATCAAGCACCGAATGAAAGCTATGAAAAATTCACTCGTGTTGTTAGCGATTTGAGTGAGAATACAGTGAGCATTTCTGCAATGTGGTCGTTACTTTTGTCTCTTCATGGCTTCGTTTCTCATTATTGTAGGTCTGGGCAGACATTTGAAGAGGTAGAAGAACTAGCAAAAGCGCATGTATCGTATATTTTGCAAGGAATAAGTAAGTAA